The Pseudarthrobacter sulfonivorans genome includes a window with the following:
- a CDS encoding carbohydrate ABC transporter permease has translation MAVSLGRDRSGHRRRRPGLRRQARLLPVLPAVVLLLVFLAGPVLWAFHASFTNAALTGRNARSPGWIGLDNYARLLSDPVLPLSLGLTVLFVGGSAILGQNLLGLTLAVLMRRARRTVAAAVGTAVVAAWVLPEIVAAFAAYAYFSRDGTLNQMLGGLGIGQTDWLYSFPMVAILLANIWRGTAFSMLVYRAALNDIPGEVTEAALMDGAGGWQRLAFITIPMIRGSIATNLMLITLQTLAVFTLIWVMTAGGPANASTTLPVLAYLEAFKFGDIGYGTAVASVLILIGVVFGAAYVRLLREGKP, from the coding sequence GTGGCGGTTTCCCTAGGGCGTGACCGGTCCGGCCACCGGCGGCGTCGCCCCGGGCTCCGGCGCCAGGCACGGCTGCTCCCCGTACTCCCGGCTGTGGTTCTGCTGCTCGTGTTTTTGGCCGGCCCCGTGCTCTGGGCGTTCCACGCGTCATTCACCAACGCAGCCCTGACCGGCCGCAATGCCCGCAGTCCCGGCTGGATCGGGCTCGACAACTACGCCAGGCTCCTGTCCGATCCGGTGCTGCCGCTCTCGCTTGGCCTGACAGTCCTGTTCGTGGGCGGCTCTGCCATCCTGGGCCAGAACCTGCTCGGGCTCACCCTCGCGGTGCTGATGCGGCGGGCCCGCCGGACGGTGGCCGCCGCCGTCGGTACTGCGGTGGTGGCTGCGTGGGTGCTGCCCGAGATCGTGGCCGCCTTCGCCGCCTACGCGTATTTCAGCCGCGACGGGACGTTGAACCAGATGCTGGGCGGGCTGGGGATAGGGCAGACCGACTGGCTGTATTCGTTCCCGATGGTCGCCATCCTGCTTGCCAACATCTGGCGTGGCACGGCGTTCTCCATGCTCGTCTACCGCGCCGCGCTCAATGACATCCCCGGTGAGGTCACGGAGGCCGCGCTGATGGACGGTGCCGGTGGCTGGCAGCGGCTGGCCTTCATCACCATCCCCATGATCCGCGGCAGCATCGCCACCAACCTCATGCTCATCACCCTGCAGACGCTGGCGGTGTTCACCCTCATCTGGGTGATGACAGCGGGCGGTCCCGCCAACGCCAGCACTACGCTGCCGGTGCTGGCGTACCTGGAGGCCTTCAAGTTCGGCGACATCGGCTACGGCACGGCGGTGGCGTCGGTGCTGATCCTCATTGGCGTGGTGTTCGGTGCCGCCTACGTCCGGCTCCTGCGGGAGGGCAAACCATGA
- a CDS encoding carbohydrate ABC transporter permease codes for MTTTAGTSARGQLRSGTGAVSRAQQRARMPADVSLILIGACFVLPLLWLVFASLDASAGHETRLPGRVSLENFAAIMTQGLLFQPLWNSMVLSAGTAAVNLVAAVLAAYPLSRYQSRFNKPFMYTILFGTCLPITAIMVPVYGLFVQLQLLDSMPATIFFMATTTLPMAIWMTKNFMDAVPVSLEEAAWVDGASGLTALRTIVLPLMRQGLGVVFIFVFIQAWGNFFVPFVLLLSEARQPAAVSIFSFFGQHGAVAYGQLAAFSILYSVPVLALYVIVARGAGSSFALSGAVKG; via the coding sequence ATGACGACGACGGCGGGGACCTCCGCGCGGGGGCAGCTCCGGTCCGGGACGGGCGCAGTTTCCCGCGCCCAGCAGCGTGCCCGGATGCCGGCGGACGTTTCCCTGATCCTGATCGGTGCCTGCTTTGTCCTGCCGCTGCTCTGGCTGGTGTTTGCGTCCCTGGATGCCTCCGCCGGGCATGAGACAAGGCTCCCCGGTAGGGTCTCCCTGGAAAACTTTGCCGCCATCATGACGCAGGGGCTGCTCTTCCAGCCGCTTTGGAACAGCATGGTGTTGTCCGCCGGCACGGCCGCCGTGAACCTCGTGGCAGCAGTCCTGGCTGCCTACCCGCTGTCCCGCTACCAGTCCAGGTTCAATAAGCCGTTTATGTACACCATCCTGTTTGGAACCTGCCTTCCCATCACGGCCATCATGGTGCCGGTGTACGGGTTGTTTGTGCAGCTTCAACTGCTGGATTCGATGCCCGCCACGATCTTTTTTATGGCCACCACCACGTTGCCCATGGCCATCTGGATGACGAAGAACTTTATGGACGCAGTCCCGGTGTCGTTGGAGGAAGCGGCTTGGGTGGACGGTGCGTCAGGATTAACGGCGCTGCGGACCATCGTCCTGCCCCTGATGCGGCAGGGGCTGGGCGTGGTGTTCATTTTTGTGTTCATCCAGGCTTGGGGGAACTTCTTCGTCCCGTTCGTCCTGCTCCTGTCCGAAGCCCGACAGCCGGCAGCGGTGTCGATCTTCAGCTTCTTCGGACAGCACGGCGCAGTGGCGTACGGCCAGCTGGCCGCTTTCTCCATCCTGTATTCAGTCCCGGTGCTGGCTCTCTATGTCATCGTGGCCAGGGGCGCCGGCAGCTCCTTCGCGCTCTCGGGTGCAGTGAAGGGCTAG
- a CDS encoding AAA family ATPase, with the protein MLQTSAPARIEPAELARAQQVVANISRSFDAKVVGQARLRESLLVGLMTGGHILLESVPGLAKTTAAQTVAEAVSAEFRRIQCTPDLLPSDIVGTQIYDAAKGTFITQLGPVHANIVLLDEINRSSAKTQSAMLEAMQERQTSIGGVEYRLPSPFMVLATQNPIEQEGTYQLPEAQMDRFMLKDVLDYPTPAEETEIIRRIDAGVFTEAQKPAAAASLDAVISVQELVKRIYIDPAVINYIVGLVFVTRNAGQYIDQRLAGFIEFGASPRASIAFSQAARAVALLNGRDHVIPEDVKSLAHRVLRHRLILGFDAVAEQVPVETIIDAVVASVQTP; encoded by the coding sequence TTGCTTCAGACCAGTGCGCCCGCACGAATCGAGCCGGCGGAACTGGCCCGTGCACAGCAGGTGGTGGCGAACATTTCCCGCAGCTTCGATGCCAAGGTGGTGGGCCAGGCGCGGCTGCGTGAATCCCTGCTGGTGGGCCTGATGACCGGTGGGCACATCCTGCTCGAAAGCGTTCCGGGGCTGGCGAAGACCACCGCCGCCCAGACCGTGGCCGAAGCAGTCAGCGCAGAGTTCCGCCGGATCCAGTGCACGCCGGACCTGCTCCCCAGCGACATCGTGGGCACGCAGATCTACGACGCCGCCAAGGGCACCTTCATCACCCAGCTGGGGCCGGTGCACGCCAACATCGTCCTGCTTGATGAGATCAACCGCTCCAGCGCCAAGACCCAGAGCGCCATGCTGGAAGCCATGCAGGAGCGGCAGACCTCCATCGGGGGAGTGGAGTACCGGCTGCCGTCCCCGTTTATGGTGCTGGCCACCCAGAACCCCATCGAGCAGGAAGGCACGTACCAGCTGCCGGAGGCTCAGATGGACCGCTTTATGCTCAAAGACGTGCTGGACTACCCCACGCCGGCCGAGGAAACGGAAATCATCCGCCGGATCGACGCCGGGGTCTTCACTGAAGCGCAGAAGCCTGCGGCCGCCGCCTCTTTGGACGCCGTCATTAGTGTGCAGGAGCTGGTGAAGCGGATCTATATCGACCCGGCCGTCATCAACTACATCGTGGGGCTGGTGTTTGTCACCCGGAACGCCGGGCAGTACATCGACCAGCGGCTCGCCGGCTTCATCGAGTTCGGCGCCAGCCCGCGCGCCAGCATTGCCTTCAGCCAGGCCGCCCGGGCAGTGGCACTTCTCAACGGCAGGGACCACGTGATCCCGGAGGACGTGAAGTCCCTCGCCCACCGTGTGCTCCGGCACCGCCTCATCCTGGGGTTCGACGCCGTTGCAGAGCAGGTGCCGGTGGAGACGATCATCGACGCGGTCGTGGCCTCCGTCCAGACTCCCTGA
- a CDS encoding DUF58 domain-containing protein yields the protein MTSLLQRVKAKMAIFAHRKARGMLDGEYGSVFRGRSLDFDDLRAYIPGDDVRDIDWKATARFGSPLIKRYVAVRRQTVLLIADTGRGMAAESRDGETKKDIAVMALGVVGYLAHRHGDVVGLVCGDRNGTRSIPAKAGEPHLERLLREVDSSTSLDSGPSRIEDQLEYVARNVKGRFLLFVVSDEHAAGPDTEQLLRRLRAQHEVLWLTIRDADLAGEGNTGQDAFSVADSSMLPAHLAASPAVAAAYAKATGERDAARHAMLRRAGITQGHVTGSSAVMTELFALLERHRRAG from the coding sequence GTGACCAGTCTCCTGCAGCGCGTGAAGGCGAAGATGGCCATCTTCGCCCACCGGAAAGCCCGCGGCATGCTCGACGGCGAATACGGTTCCGTCTTCCGCGGCCGCAGCCTCGACTTTGATGACTTGCGCGCCTATATCCCCGGAGACGATGTCCGCGACATCGACTGGAAGGCTACCGCCCGGTTCGGATCGCCTCTCATCAAACGGTATGTCGCCGTACGGCGCCAGACCGTCCTGCTGATTGCCGATACAGGCCGGGGAATGGCTGCAGAGTCCCGCGACGGCGAAACCAAAAAGGACATCGCCGTGATGGCACTCGGCGTGGTGGGCTACCTGGCGCACCGGCACGGCGACGTAGTGGGCCTGGTCTGCGGCGACCGCAACGGGACACGCTCCATTCCCGCCAAAGCCGGTGAGCCGCATCTGGAACGGCTCCTGCGCGAGGTTGACTCATCCACCTCCCTGGACTCAGGCCCGAGCAGGATCGAGGACCAGCTGGAATACGTGGCCCGCAACGTCAAGGGCCGGTTCCTGCTGTTTGTGGTGTCCGACGAACATGCCGCCGGCCCCGACACCGAACAGCTGCTCCGCCGGCTCCGTGCCCAGCATGAGGTCCTTTGGCTCACCATCCGGGACGCTGACTTGGCCGGGGAAGGAAACACCGGCCAGGACGCCTTCAGCGTGGCAGACTCGTCGATGCTGCCAGCACATCTGGCAGCATCCCCGGCAGTCGCGGCGGCCTATGCCAAGGCAACAGGGGAACGGGACGCCGCCCGGCACGCCATGCTCCGTCGCGCCGGCATTACCCAAGGCCACGTGACCGGCAGCAGTGCGGTTATGACGGAACTCTTCGCCCTCCTGGAAAGGCACCGGCGTGCAGGCTGA
- a CDS encoding vWA domain-containing protein, with protein MELMFWWLIPPALVLAALAGWRAFRPDRHANARRRPVANADRLTALPEYQAALRRHRRWLAVAALAAVTLLVSAVAAAARPVELTTIQPEQRNRDIMLCLDTSGSMSSADAAVVQVFAELAKEFDGERIGLTVFDSSAVQVFPLTDDYGYVQEQLQLAQDAFDGKPGSAGFLDGTWNGRGSSLIGDGLASCVNGFPDTGAADARRAETGTPVAGQRRSRSIVLATDNYLSGDPIFTLEQAAALAKERDVRVYALNPGDFDYGPGPGQPGARLRTAAEASGGAYHQLDSPDAVVDIVRSVQETEATAMKGAPRAVVSDRPELPLALALLSGLVLAGASWRLRP; from the coding sequence ATGGAACTGATGTTCTGGTGGCTGATCCCTCCGGCGCTGGTCCTCGCGGCCCTGGCAGGATGGCGCGCCTTCCGCCCGGACCGCCACGCAAACGCTCGACGGCGGCCGGTGGCCAATGCGGACCGCCTCACCGCGCTGCCCGAATACCAGGCGGCCCTCCGCCGGCACCGCCGCTGGCTGGCGGTGGCCGCTCTCGCGGCCGTAACCCTGCTGGTCTCTGCGGTGGCCGCTGCGGCGCGCCCGGTGGAGCTGACTACCATCCAGCCGGAGCAGCGCAACCGGGACATCATGCTGTGCCTGGACACGTCGGGCTCGATGAGCAGCGCCGACGCTGCGGTGGTGCAGGTGTTTGCCGAACTTGCGAAGGAGTTCGACGGCGAACGGATCGGCCTCACCGTCTTCGACAGCAGCGCCGTCCAGGTCTTCCCGCTCACCGACGACTACGGGTACGTCCAGGAACAACTCCAGCTGGCCCAAGACGCATTCGACGGAAAACCCGGCAGTGCGGGATTCCTGGACGGCACCTGGAACGGCCGCGGATCTTCGCTGATCGGCGACGGCCTGGCGTCCTGCGTCAACGGGTTCCCGGACACCGGCGCCGCGGATGCCCGCAGAGCGGAGACCGGCACTCCTGTCGCCGGTCAGCGGCGCTCGCGGTCCATCGTCCTGGCAACGGACAACTACCTGTCCGGCGATCCCATCTTCACCCTGGAACAGGCGGCCGCCCTGGCCAAGGAGCGCGATGTGCGCGTTTACGCCCTGAACCCCGGCGACTTTGACTATGGACCCGGCCCCGGCCAGCCCGGAGCCAGGCTGCGCACAGCGGCCGAAGCCAGCGGTGGGGCATACCACCAACTGGACAGCCCGGATGCCGTGGTGGACATCGTCCGATCCGTGCAGGAAACCGAAGCCACGGCGATGAAGGGAGCACCCCGTGCGGTTGTCTCGGACCGGCCCGAGCTGCCGCTCGCGCTGGCACTCCTGTCCGGCCTGGTACTGGCGGGCGCCTCGTGGAGGCTCCGGCCATGA
- a CDS encoding vWA domain-containing protein → MTLQPILPWWVMAPLIAATGLFLVWRLVQASRVRSAGTRRDWLFRSALVLLLLAAALRPGVPGGSSQAAAADVNVFFVVDTSSSIVAEDYGDGSPRLDGVRQDIMAIAGELAGARFSLLTFDSNAIVRMPLTTDATALDTSVSVLQPQVTAFSKGSSVTAAGTLLAERLRAARDSHPERPRLVYYLGDGEQTSAKAPAAIRLDGGLVDGGAVLGYGTAAGGRMKENTGQGSGQDAGAGYIQDRSSGTGKDALSVIDEGRLQGIAGQLGVPYVHRSAGDPVAPMMQAADPGDFQRAPTDADVAGRTEHYWLLAAGAFLLALRETFLVLRQYRQLRPGPGART, encoded by the coding sequence ATGACACTGCAACCGATCCTGCCCTGGTGGGTTATGGCCCCGCTCATCGCCGCGACCGGGCTGTTTCTGGTCTGGCGTCTCGTCCAGGCGTCGCGGGTGCGCTCTGCCGGCACACGCCGCGACTGGCTGTTCAGGAGCGCCCTGGTGCTGCTGCTCCTGGCCGCGGCGCTCCGGCCGGGTGTTCCCGGCGGAAGCTCCCAGGCCGCGGCGGCGGATGTCAACGTTTTCTTTGTAGTGGACACCAGCAGCAGCATCGTGGCCGAAGACTACGGCGACGGCTCGCCCCGGCTGGACGGGGTGCGGCAGGACATCATGGCCATCGCGGGTGAACTGGCCGGGGCCCGCTTTTCGCTCCTGACGTTCGACAGCAACGCCATTGTCCGGATGCCCCTCACCACCGACGCCACCGCCCTGGACACCAGCGTGTCCGTCCTGCAGCCGCAGGTCACGGCATTTTCGAAGGGCAGCAGCGTCACCGCTGCCGGAACCTTGCTGGCGGAGCGGCTGCGCGCCGCGCGGGACAGCCATCCAGAACGGCCGCGCCTGGTCTATTACCTGGGCGACGGTGAACAGACCAGCGCCAAGGCACCGGCGGCGATCAGGCTCGACGGCGGCCTGGTGGACGGCGGCGCGGTGCTCGGCTACGGCACGGCGGCCGGCGGCCGGATGAAGGAAAACACGGGGCAGGGTTCGGGGCAGGACGCCGGCGCCGGCTACATCCAGGACCGGTCATCCGGAACCGGCAAGGATGCATTATCGGTCATCGACGAAGGCCGCCTGCAAGGGATTGCCGGTCAGCTGGGGGTGCCCTATGTCCACCGTTCGGCCGGAGACCCGGTGGCGCCGATGATGCAGGCCGCTGATCCCGGGGACTTCCAACGGGCACCGACGGATGCCGACGTCGCCGGGCGGACGGAGCACTACTGGCTCCTAGCCGCCGGAGCGTTCCTGCTGGCCCTCCGCGAGACATTCCTGGTGCTGCGTCAATACCGGCAGCTCCGGCCCGGACCGGGAGCTCGAACATGA
- a CDS encoding methylenetetrahydrofolate reductase, translating into MSPPSLIETHPNLTEAAPVALSYELFPPRSPAAAESLWTTIRELETTEPDYVSVTYGASGSNRDTAVELINRLLLETTLRPLAHLTCVGNTPEELAEIIGDLLDTGVRGILALRGDQPKDGAPLAAGSLRYAQDLIELIRRVEQRRSALLCAGKIAVGVAAYPTRHPESPSEAHDVEVLLAKQRSGADFAITQVFFHTEQYANLISRARRAGVTIPIIPGVMPLTSLRRVTRLGELTGVEPAPELLARLAAADSDGERLRIGVRATVDLANAALEAGAPGIHIYTFNEHQSALEVLDKLALPRQSRSVGRRSATLRRQLAS; encoded by the coding sequence ATGTCACCGCCAAGCCTTATTGAAACGCATCCGAACCTCACCGAGGCTGCCCCCGTGGCGCTCTCGTACGAGCTCTTCCCGCCCCGCTCGCCGGCCGCGGCCGAGTCGCTCTGGACCACCATCCGGGAACTGGAAACCACCGAGCCGGACTATGTCTCCGTCACTTACGGTGCCAGTGGCTCGAACCGGGACACCGCCGTCGAACTCATCAACAGGCTCCTCCTGGAAACCACTCTCCGGCCCCTCGCCCACCTCACCTGCGTGGGCAACACGCCGGAGGAACTGGCGGAGATCATCGGCGACCTCCTGGACACCGGCGTCCGGGGCATCCTGGCCCTCCGGGGCGACCAGCCCAAGGACGGTGCACCGCTCGCCGCAGGGTCACTGCGGTATGCGCAGGACCTGATCGAACTCATCCGGCGGGTTGAACAGCGGCGGTCGGCCCTGCTGTGTGCGGGCAAGATCGCCGTGGGCGTCGCCGCGTACCCCACGCGGCACCCGGAATCACCCAGTGAAGCCCACGACGTCGAGGTGCTGCTCGCCAAGCAGCGTTCCGGCGCCGACTTTGCCATCACCCAGGTCTTCTTCCATACCGAGCAGTACGCGAACCTCATCAGCCGCGCACGCCGGGCCGGGGTCACCATCCCCATCATCCCGGGCGTTATGCCGCTCACCAGCCTGCGCCGGGTCACACGGCTCGGCGAACTGACAGGCGTTGAACCGGCACCGGAACTCCTGGCCCGCCTCGCCGCCGCGGACAGCGACGGCGAACGACTCCGGATCGGTGTCCGGGCCACGGTGGACCTGGCCAACGCGGCCCTCGAGGCCGGAGCGCCGGGCATCCACATCTACACCTTCAACGAACACCAGAGCGCGCTGGAGGTGCTGGACAAACTGGCACTTCCGCGCCAGTCCCGTTCAGTTGGCCGCCGCAGCGCCACCCTCCGGCGCCAGCTCGCCAGCTGA
- the metE gene encoding 5-methyltetrahydropteroyltriglutamate--homocysteine S-methyltransferase, protein MTEQNTPATPFPAASLLGYPRVGRRRELKKAIEAYWAGKIDADALDAAAKGIQLTIAKRLQELGLTEAAAVPGTFSYYDQVLDATAHLGAVPARFGKLLNAEGQLDIDGYFTLARGTKDQQPLEMTKWFDTNYHYLVPEIGPETEFTLASNRIVEEFEFALANGIETRPYIVGPVTYLLLSKASDEAPAGFAPLSRLEDVLPVYVQLLEKLAAAGASWIQLDEPALVVDQDTPAAEIEAAVARAYEVLSGAAKRPQILVSTPYGALDGQLGTLAATNIDALHIDAFKGAVPSAAALAGLGNKTLVAGVVDGHNIWRNDLAVAAAKLDELKAAAGRIAVSTSTSTQHVPHDVTEEGQLSEELRSWLAFADQKAVEVKTLASYLADPASAKAAIDEASAVIAARAIAEGVRRDDVRARTEALTAADFNRSAYAVREAAQEEALHLPPLPTTTIGSFPQTSEIRSARARNNKGALTNEQYEQLMKDEIKRVVELQEELGYDVLVHGEPERNDMVQYFAENLEGFDVTVHGWVQSYGSRCTRPSILWGDVTRSAPITVAWAEYAQSLTSKPMKGMLTGPVTILAWSFVRDDQPLGETANQVGLALRDEIADLEAAGIKVIQVDEPALRELLPLRKADHATYLKWSVDSFRLATAGAADATQIHTHLCYSEFGVIIDAIDGLDADVTSIEAARSRMEVVHDLESHGFGRGVGPGVYDIHSPRVPGEAEVTELLATAVKHVPSRQLWVNPDCGLKTRGYAETEESLRNLVKATKTVRAGLLESAK, encoded by the coding sequence ATGACTGAACAGAACACCCCCGCCACTCCGTTCCCGGCCGCGTCACTCCTCGGCTACCCGCGCGTCGGCCGCCGCCGCGAGCTCAAAAAGGCCATCGAAGCCTACTGGGCCGGCAAGATCGACGCTGATGCCCTGGACGCCGCCGCCAAGGGCATCCAGCTGACCATCGCCAAGCGCCTGCAGGAACTGGGCCTCACCGAAGCCGCCGCTGTTCCGGGCACGTTCTCCTACTACGACCAGGTCCTGGACGCCACCGCCCACCTCGGCGCTGTCCCGGCCCGCTTCGGCAAGCTCCTCAACGCCGAAGGCCAGCTCGACATCGACGGCTACTTCACCCTGGCCCGTGGCACCAAGGACCAGCAGCCGCTGGAAATGACCAAGTGGTTCGACACGAACTACCACTACCTCGTTCCGGAGATTGGCCCGGAGACCGAGTTCACCCTCGCCTCCAACCGCATCGTTGAGGAATTCGAGTTCGCCCTGGCCAACGGCATCGAGACCCGCCCGTACATCGTTGGCCCGGTCACCTACCTGTTGCTCTCCAAGGCTTCGGATGAAGCCCCCGCAGGCTTCGCTCCGCTGTCCCGCCTCGAAGACGTCCTGCCGGTCTACGTGCAGCTGCTCGAGAAGCTCGCCGCCGCAGGCGCCAGCTGGATCCAGCTGGACGAGCCCGCCCTGGTTGTTGACCAGGACACCCCGGCCGCCGAAATCGAAGCAGCCGTTGCCCGCGCTTACGAAGTCCTCTCCGGTGCGGCCAAGCGCCCGCAGATCCTTGTCTCCACCCCGTACGGCGCCCTCGATGGCCAGCTGGGCACACTTGCCGCCACAAACATCGACGCCCTGCACATCGACGCCTTCAAGGGCGCGGTCCCGTCCGCAGCGGCCCTGGCCGGCCTCGGCAACAAGACCCTGGTTGCCGGCGTCGTGGACGGCCACAACATCTGGCGCAACGACCTCGCCGTCGCCGCCGCCAAGCTGGACGAACTGAAGGCTGCCGCCGGCCGGATCGCCGTCAGCACCTCCACCTCCACCCAGCACGTCCCGCACGACGTCACCGAAGAAGGCCAGCTCTCCGAGGAGCTGCGCAGCTGGCTCGCGTTCGCCGACCAGAAGGCCGTGGAAGTCAAGACCCTCGCGTCCTACCTGGCCGACCCGGCCTCCGCCAAGGCTGCCATCGACGAGGCATCCGCAGTCATCGCAGCCCGCGCCATCGCCGAAGGCGTCCGCCGCGACGACGTCCGGGCCCGCACCGAGGCCCTGACCGCAGCGGACTTCAACCGCTCCGCCTACGCAGTCCGCGAAGCCGCCCAGGAAGAGGCCCTGCACCTCCCGCCGCTGCCCACCACCACCATCGGCTCATTCCCGCAGACGTCCGAGATCCGCTCGGCGCGAGCCCGCAACAACAAGGGCGCCCTCACCAACGAGCAGTACGAGCAGCTCATGAAGGACGAGATCAAGCGCGTTGTTGAGCTGCAGGAAGAGCTCGGCTACGACGTCCTGGTGCACGGCGAGCCTGAGCGCAACGACATGGTCCAGTACTTCGCCGAGAACCTCGAAGGCTTCGACGTCACGGTCCACGGCTGGGTCCAGTCCTACGGCTCACGCTGCACGCGCCCGTCCATCCTCTGGGGCGACGTCACCCGCAGCGCCCCCATCACGGTGGCCTGGGCCGAGTACGCCCAGTCGCTGACCAGCAAGCCCATGAAGGGCATGCTCACCGGTCCGGTCACCATCCTGGCCTGGTCCTTCGTCCGCGATGACCAGCCGCTGGGCGAGACCGCCAACCAGGTTGGCTTGGCCCTCCGCGACGAAATCGCGGACCTCGAGGCTGCCGGCATCAAGGTCATCCAGGTGGACGAGCCCGCACTGCGCGAACTCCTGCCGCTGCGCAAGGCCGACCACGCCACGTACCTGAAGTGGTCAGTGGATTCCTTCCGCCTGGCCACCGCCGGTGCGGCCGACGCCACGCAGATCCACACCCACCTCTGCTACTCGGAGTTCGGCGTGATCATCGACGCCATTGACGGCCTCGACGCAGACGTCACCTCCATCGAAGCGGCACGGTCCCGCATGGAGGTCGTCCACGACCTCGAGTCCCACGGCTTCGGCCGCGGCGTTGGCCCGGGCGTCTACGACATCCACTCGCCGCGTGTTCCGGGCGAAGCCGAGGTCACCGAACTCCTGGCCACCGCCGTCAAGCACGTCCCGTCCCGCCAGCTCTGGGTCAACCCGGACTGCGGCCTGAAGACCCGCGGCTACGCCGAGACCGAAGAGTCCCTGCGCAACCTGGTCAAGGCCACCAAGACGGTCCGCGCCGGCCTGCTGGAATCCGCCAAGTAA
- a CDS encoding DUF2004 domain-containing protein, which translates to MNRVASQHFGEIELNHGRDHNIAAKHELGGQLLELDLNINAHDHFDEAAMHKVDYRLRFLPELVDEVRQMIADELEQEGTSPQEYLHFHCSALKDEQLQKVFGVEERSQLTNDVFLKALKLGHVGIFPGQPERYFVMDFTLGSHFTDEVLVVAADEDGVVDDEILWES; encoded by the coding sequence ATGAACAGGGTAGCGAGCCAGCACTTTGGAGAAATCGAGCTCAACCACGGCAGGGATCACAACATCGCCGCGAAACACGAGCTGGGTGGCCAGTTGCTGGAACTCGACCTGAACATCAACGCACACGACCACTTTGACGAAGCCGCCATGCACAAGGTTGACTACCGGTTGCGCTTCCTCCCCGAGCTCGTGGACGAGGTGCGGCAGATGATCGCCGACGAGCTGGAGCAGGAAGGCACCAGCCCGCAGGAGTACCTCCACTTCCACTGCAGCGCCCTCAAGGACGAGCAGCTGCAGAAAGTCTTCGGCGTGGAGGAACGCAGCCAGCTCACCAACGACGTCTTCCTCAAAGCCCTCAAACTCGGCCACGTGGGCATCTTCCCCGGCCAGCCCGAGCGCTACTTTGTCATGGACTTCACCCTGGGCTCACACTTCACGGACGAGGTCCTGGTGGTAGCCGCCGACGAAGACGGCGTGGTGGACGACGAAATCCTCTGGGAGTCCTGA
- a CDS encoding LysR family transcriptional regulator, translated as MVNPVHLKTLLEVTRLGSFAAAAARLGYTASAVSQQMSALERETGVVLFQRSARSVVPTEAAVVMTRHAAKVLTDIEALMAAASKTHSSTSQELRLGIFPSLATYVLPRILKNPAWKDLAIDLKVTVAEPAQTIQGLRTGGELDVALVFQVGQSGLAWPHTINRQWIGDDNFRVVLPAGWGFRTDAKVAADHLSELPWIMHHPGSPDAVVIERLFASCNLHPRVVAHSDDFHASLEMAAAGLGAALVPELALRNRPAGVVVLDVPEIRLARNVFALLINEKKTARVQLFVDLLAETMAAAGSSGN; from the coding sequence TTGGTAAATCCCGTACATCTGAAGACCCTCCTGGAAGTTACCCGGCTGGGCTCGTTCGCGGCCGCAGCGGCACGCCTGGGCTACACGGCGTCGGCTGTCTCGCAACAGATGTCCGCCCTGGAACGCGAGACGGGCGTGGTCCTGTTCCAGCGTTCGGCCCGCAGCGTGGTCCCCACGGAAGCGGCGGTAGTGATGACCCGGCACGCCGCGAAGGTGCTGACGGACATCGAAGCCCTGATGGCGGCAGCCTCCAAGACACACAGCAGCACCAGCCAGGAGCTCCGGCTGGGAATCTTCCCCAGCCTGGCAACCTACGTCCTCCCGCGCATCCTGAAGAATCCGGCGTGGAAGGACCTGGCCATCGACCTCAAAGTAACGGTGGCCGAACCGGCCCAGACCATCCAGGGACTGCGCACCGGCGGAGAACTGGACGTGGCGCTCGTTTTCCAGGTGGGCCAGTCCGGGCTCGCCTGGCCGCACACCATTAACCGGCAGTGGATCGGCGATGACAACTTCCGCGTAGTGCTCCCCGCGGGCTGGGGGTTCCGCACGGACGCCAAGGTGGCCGCTGACCATCTGTCCGAGCTGCCCTGGATCATGCACCACCCCGGGAGCCCCGACGCCGTGGTGATCGAACGGCTCTTTGCCAGCTGCAACCTGCATCCGCGGGTGGTGGCCCACAGCGACGACTTCCATGCCAGCCTCGAAATGGCGGCCGCCGGACTGGGCGCGGCGCTGGTGCCCGAGCTCGCATTGCGGAACCGGCCAGCCGGCGTAGTAGTGCTGGACGTTCCCGAGATCCGGCTGGCCCGGAACGTGTTTGCCCTGCTCATCAACGAGAAGAAGACCGCCCGGGTGCAGCTGTTCGTGGACCTGCTCGCCGAGACGATGGCCGCTGCGGGGTCCTCAGGCAATTAG